From one Lotus japonicus ecotype B-129 chromosome 3, LjGifu_v1.2 genomic stretch:
- the LOC130746328 gene encoding uncharacterized protein LOC130746328, with amino-acid sequence MKTEQPLHHRNNKGFSSSLSAKPAAYVILLLLTYSLGYFSHSSSTSFPPPSQPASSTTLRISTNTTELDPFLVTARCADPLPSETVRRTLINRLFNGTSPFHGFPPAHAAAKLSRSKKVKGWGSNGAVFENLIRRVRPQTIVEVGTFLGASALHMAELTRRFGLTTQILCIDDFRGWAGFRDRFNTTPMVNGDVLLYYQFLQNVVTRNLTESVLPVPFSSGSALIWLCELGVYADLVEIDAGHDFLSAWSDINRGYRILRPGGVIFGHDYFTAADNRGVRRAVDLFARIHSLKVKIDGQHWIMALP; translated from the coding sequence ATGAAAACAGAGCAACCCCTTCACCATCGCAACAACAAGGGATTTTCATCTTCATTATCAGCAAAACCCGCAGCGTATGTTATCCTCCTCTTGCTAACTTACTCACTGGGTTACTTCTCCCACTCTTCTTCCACCTCGTTTCCACCGCCATCGCAACCCGCTTCCTCAACCACCCTCCGCATCTCCACCAACACCACCGAACTCGACCCGTTCCTAGTCACAGCTCGCTGCGCCGACCCACTCCCGTCGGAAACCGTTCGCCGGACGCTCATCAACCGCCTCTTCAACGGGACGTCGCCGTTTCATGGTTTCCCGCCGGCACACGCGGCGGCGAAGCTCAGCCGCAGCAAGAAGGTCAAAGGGTGGGGCTCAAACGGCGCTGTTTTCGAGAACCTCATCAGGAGGGTGAGGCCACAGACCATCGTGGAGGTAGGCACGTTCCTTGGCGCTTCGGCGCTTCACATGGCGGAGTTGACCCGCCGGTTTGGGCTGACAACCCAGATTCTCTGCATCGATGACTTTCGTGGTTGGGCCGGGTTCAGGGACCGGTTCAATACTACACCAATGGTAAACGGCGACGTTTTGCTTTATTACCAGTTTCTTCAGAATGTGGTGACCCGAAACCTAACCGAATCGGTTTTGCCCGTACCGTTTTCGAGCGGGTCGGCTTTGATTTGGCTTTGTGAGTTGGGTGTTTATGCTGATCTAGTAGAGATAGATGCGGGTCATGATTTTTTGTCGGCATGGTCCGATATAAACCGTGGCTACCGGATACTCCGCCCCGGTGGGGTTATTTTCGGGCATGATTATTTTACTGCTGCGGATAATAGAGGGGTTAGAAGAGCGGTTGACTTGTTTGCCCGAATTCACAGTCTCAAGGTAAAAATTGATGGCCAACATTGGATAATGGCTCTGCCGTAA